A region of Subdoligranulum variabile DNA encodes the following proteins:
- a CDS encoding glycosyltransferase family 2 protein, producing MQLLSFVIPCYHSAATLAAVTRQIRETVRADGRYQYEIILVNDNPADDTWREICRLKQEDPQIFGICMSRNFGQASALMAGYRHVHGDIVVSLDDDGQTPPAEMFRLIDAMDEDTDVVYASYPSKHHSAFRNFGSKVNDWMATWLMGKPKDLYMASYYAARRFIIDEMVKCDNPFPYVDGLAVRSTCRFKNIPIDHQDRTEGESGYTFAKLLRLWLNGFTAFSVKPLRVATVMGMVFSLVGFLFAVIVVVRKIILLDAIDAGWSSIVAIVLLLDGILMMMLGLVGEYVGRMYMTMNKSPQYVIRTTTAAAGTPETEQ from the coding sequence ATGCAACTGCTCAGTTTTGTCATTCCCTGTTATCACAGTGCGGCCACGCTGGCGGCGGTCACCCGGCAGATCCGGGAAACCGTCCGGGCGGATGGCCGCTATCAATACGAGATCATACTGGTCAACGACAATCCCGCCGATGATACCTGGCGGGAGATCTGCCGCCTAAAGCAGGAGGACCCTCAGATTTTCGGCATCTGTATGTCCCGCAACTTCGGGCAGGCCTCGGCGCTGATGGCGGGCTACCGCCATGTACACGGGGACATTGTGGTGAGCTTGGATGACGACGGTCAGACGCCTCCCGCCGAGATGTTCCGCCTGATCGACGCCATGGATGAGGACACCGACGTGGTCTATGCCAGCTATCCCTCCAAACACCACAGCGCCTTCCGCAACTTCGGCAGCAAGGTCAACGACTGGATGGCCACCTGGCTCATGGGCAAGCCCAAGGACCTGTATATGGCCAGTTACTATGCGGCGCGACGTTTCATCATCGATGAGATGGTCAAATGCGACAATCCTTTCCCCTATGTGGATGGTCTGGCAGTGCGCTCCACCTGTCGGTTCAAGAACATCCCCATCGACCACCAGGACCGCACGGAGGGGGAGAGCGGCTACACCTTTGCCAAGCTGCTGCGCCTCTGGCTCAACGGCTTCACGGCCTTCTCGGTCAAGCCGCTGCGGGTGGCCACGGTGATGGGCATGGTGTTCTCGCTGGTGGGCTTTCTGTTTGCGGTGATCGTGGTGGTGCGCAAGATCATACTGTTGGATGCCATCGATGCCGGCTGGTCCAGCATTGTGGCCATCGTACTGCTGCTGGACGGCATCCTGATGATGATGCTGGGCCTGGTGGGTGAGTATGTGGGCCGCATGTATATGACGATGAACAAAAGCCCCCAGTACGTCATCCGCACAACAACGGCTGCTGCAGGAACCCCGGAAACGGAACAATGA